One stretch of Amycolatopsis sp. NBC_00345 DNA includes these proteins:
- a CDS encoding MGH1-like glycoside hydrolase domain-containing protein, with protein sequence MLETSSALRAAAARVLEDNWLGSSTVPSRGLYPHQWSWDSAFIALGLRHLAPERARRELVTLFNAQWRDGRVPHILFNPDTPADAYFPGPGFWRAGRTSGLIQPPVHARAVWAVHQADPVGSDTDTFLATLYPKLKAWHRYLLAQRDFGGHGLVSIVHPWESGMDNSPAWDEPLSAVTPADPGQFTRRDLAHGEAADRPTDEEYCRYVRLAAGYRDSEYSDVRWPTERDGFTVEDPGFNALLADAELALAEIAVALGLPAAAAGHRESAARMAKAMTERLWDSRAGFFFALDVRTGKVCREYTCGGLLPLLLPGLAVAPALLNTATGPRFRLGQVLAVPSYDLTSPRFDPAKYWRGPAWANVGWLVRQGLLRHGEDALAHQLRLDLLNLARWTDFAEYVDPLSAAGHGARSFGWTAALAIDLLADEES encoded by the coding sequence ATGCTGGAAACATCGAGCGCCTTGCGCGCCGCCGCCGCCCGCGTGCTCGAAGACAACTGGCTCGGTTCGTCCACGGTCCCGTCGCGGGGCCTCTATCCCCACCAGTGGAGCTGGGACTCCGCGTTCATCGCGCTGGGCCTGCGCCACCTCGCGCCGGAGCGGGCCCGCCGCGAGCTGGTGACCCTGTTCAACGCGCAGTGGCGCGACGGGCGGGTGCCGCACATCCTGTTCAACCCGGACACCCCGGCCGACGCGTACTTCCCGGGGCCGGGCTTCTGGCGCGCCGGGCGCACGTCCGGGCTGATCCAGCCGCCGGTGCACGCGCGGGCGGTGTGGGCGGTGCACCAGGCCGACCCGGTCGGCTCGGACACCGACACCTTCCTCGCCACGCTGTACCCGAAACTCAAGGCGTGGCACCGGTATCTGCTGGCGCAGCGCGACTTCGGCGGCCACGGGCTGGTGTCGATCGTGCACCCGTGGGAGTCCGGCATGGACAACAGCCCGGCGTGGGACGAGCCGCTGTCGGCCGTCACCCCGGCCGATCCCGGCCAGTTCACCCGCCGCGACCTCGCGCACGGTGAGGCCGCGGACCGCCCGACCGACGAGGAGTACTGCCGCTACGTGCGGCTCGCCGCGGGTTACCGCGACAGCGAGTACTCCGACGTCCGCTGGCCGACCGAGCGCGACGGGTTCACCGTCGAGGACCCGGGTTTCAACGCCCTGCTGGCCGACGCCGAGCTGGCGCTGGCCGAGATCGCCGTCGCGCTGGGCCTGCCCGCCGCCGCGGCGGGCCACCGCGAGAGCGCGGCCCGGATGGCCAAGGCGATGACCGAACGGCTGTGGGACTCGCGCGCCGGGTTCTTCTTCGCCCTCGACGTCCGCACCGGCAAGGTCTGCCGTGAGTACACCTGCGGCGGCCTGCTGCCGCTGCTGCTGCCGGGCCTCGCCGTGGCGCCCGCCCTGCTCAACACCGCCACCGGCCCGCGCTTCCGCCTCGGCCAGGTGCTCGCCGTCCCGAGTTACGACCTCACGTCACCGCGCTTCGACCCGGCGAAGTACTGGCGCGGCCCGGCGTGGGCCAACGTCGGCTGGCTGGTCCGTCAAGGCCTGCTCCGCCACGGCGAGGACGCGCTGGCCCACCAGCTGCGGCTCGACCTGCTGAACCTGGCCCGCTGGACGGACTTCGCGGAGTACGTCGACCCGCTGAGCGCCGCCGGCCACGGCGCCCGCTCGTTCGGCTGGACGGCCGCTCTGGCGATCGACCTCCTCGCCGACGAGGAGTCCTAG
- a CDS encoding alkaline phosphatase D family protein, with translation MGQVNRRSVLLGGLAAVTAATASTALPAWANARTAAAVAPVIHDPFQLGIASGDPLPDSVVLWTRLAPAPLNADGFGGMPDATYAVDWELATDENFASVVKSGSVNAVRASAHSVHVEPAGLDPAREYFYRFKTAGYISPVGRTRTAPAAGAAVNQLKYCFTSCQHWEEGWYHSYKGVVRDDPDLVLFLGDYIYEKPSGRVKSELNPRRLAVPQDTTTLALYRARHGQHKTDVDLKAAHALAPWLVVFDDHEVMNNWNGTTSPASAARKTAAFQAFYEHMPIRSTAKPNGASIQLYRQFLWGDLARFHMMDTRQFRSAQVSGTACGPYRDTSRTLTGTAQEQWLLKAFETHPATWDFLGQQVFFAQRDGDGKNTTCESPDSWDGYQASRDRITQGWIDRKVPNPVVLTGDVHRHWAADLRKDYYDHSDPIVGSELVTTSVTSNSDGAAPPNAAWYANNPHVKYCQGERGYVRVTATPAQMLADFVVVSDTSVNDPAKLVIKTDKSFVVNAGSKGLQAV, from the coding sequence ATGGGCCAGGTGAACCGGCGCTCGGTGCTGCTGGGCGGACTCGCCGCGGTGACCGCGGCCACGGCTTCGACGGCGCTCCCCGCATGGGCGAACGCGCGGACCGCGGCGGCCGTCGCCCCGGTCATCCACGACCCGTTCCAGCTCGGCATCGCCTCGGGTGATCCCCTTCCCGACAGCGTGGTGCTGTGGACGAGACTCGCGCCGGCGCCGTTGAACGCCGACGGCTTCGGCGGCATGCCGGACGCGACCTACGCCGTGGACTGGGAGCTGGCGACCGACGAGAACTTCGCCTCGGTGGTGAAAAGCGGTTCGGTGAACGCCGTTCGCGCGTCGGCGCACAGCGTGCACGTCGAGCCTGCGGGCCTCGACCCGGCGCGCGAGTACTTCTACCGCTTCAAGACCGCCGGTTACATCTCGCCGGTCGGCCGCACGCGGACCGCGCCTGCCGCGGGCGCCGCGGTGAACCAGCTGAAGTACTGCTTCACGTCCTGCCAGCACTGGGAGGAGGGTTGGTACCACTCGTACAAGGGCGTGGTGCGCGACGACCCGGACCTGGTGCTGTTCCTGGGCGACTACATCTACGAGAAGCCTTCCGGCCGGGTGAAGTCCGAGCTGAACCCGCGGCGGCTGGCGGTCCCGCAGGACACCACCACGCTGGCGCTCTACCGGGCGCGCCACGGCCAGCACAAGACCGACGTCGACCTCAAGGCCGCGCACGCGCTCGCCCCCTGGCTGGTCGTATTCGATGATCATGAAGTCATGAACAACTGGAACGGCACCACGAGCCCCGCGTCGGCAGCGCGCAAGACCGCGGCGTTCCAGGCGTTCTACGAGCACATGCCGATCCGCTCGACCGCGAAGCCGAACGGCGCGTCGATCCAGCTGTACCGCCAGTTCCTGTGGGGCGACCTCGCGCGCTTCCACATGATGGACACCCGGCAGTTCCGCAGCGCGCAGGTGAGCGGCACGGCGTGCGGCCCGTACCGCGACACCTCGCGCACGCTCACCGGCACGGCGCAGGAACAGTGGCTGCTCAAGGCGTTCGAGACGCACCCGGCGACGTGGGACTTCCTGGGCCAGCAGGTGTTCTTCGCCCAGCGCGACGGCGACGGCAAGAACACCACCTGCGAGAGCCCCGACTCGTGGGACGGCTACCAGGCCTCGCGTGACCGCATCACGCAGGGCTGGATCGACCGGAAGGTGCCGAACCCGGTGGTGCTCACCGGGGACGTGCACCGGCACTGGGCGGCCGACCTGCGCAAGGACTACTACGACCACAGCGACCCGATCGTCGGCTCGGAGCTGGTGACCACGTCGGTCACCTCGAACAGCGACGGGGCCGCGCCGCCGAACGCCGCGTGGTACGCGAACAACCCGCACGTCAAGTACTGCCAGGGCGAGCGCGGCTACGTCCGTGTGACGGCGACGCCCGCGCAGATGCTGGCGGACTTCGTGGTGGTGTCCGACACGAGCGTCAACGATCCGGCGAAGCTGGTCATCAAGACCGACAAGAGCTTCGTGGTGAACGCGGGTTCGAAGGGCCTGCAGGCGGTCTGA
- a CDS encoding AfsR/SARP family transcriptional regulator yields the protein MLTSLAFRILGPLEVVAEGRAVPLGGPKPRLLLAALALQPNVVVSTEVLVEVLWPGTAPRSAAANIRTYVHSLRRRLAETAPELGDRISSRASGYLLTAAPEELDHVVFSEHAAEAQKAFDRGDAEAALALLEQADALWRGEVLEGLPHDHGWGAAVARLAELRLSVQEQRLKARIELGRHGEAIAELRGLVTEHPLREELWEQLVTALRDGGRTDEAVEAYQLAERTLDEELDARPGARLRELRATLAVPSAKTVPSAKPPKLPVLPAEVQIKRPAAELPICQLPLDLPDFTGREEVVDRIVERLRERGGHGQPSVFVLSGAPGVGKSAIAVRVAHAVRDGFADGQLHVDLAGTSSSPRAPMGVLAELLRALGIPDAGLPRDLPERSALLRSRLAGKRMCVVLDDAGSAAQVRPLLPGTGACAVLVTSRLRLPDLDGAVSVDVDLLPEPEAARLLQGIVGAERVAAEPENAAAILRQCGHLPLAIRVAGAKLTNRPSWSLRVLADRLHDERRRLDELRVGDLAVRASVTLSYDLLPMSAAAAFRWLGALGPVQFPAWVVAAALGRPSADDVLDVLVDAHLVELVASDATGQPRYRLHDLLRVYAAELAERDGPGKTRAAARRVLEGYLALAVEAADRMPIHFFGQYRDEAAKLPELPPETERLLADPAAWFAAERHTTVAAVNLAAELGFDDLTWQLTAALTPYFDLRGHQDDWHSTHALALAAARRAGSAHGEAIIQRNLGQIHLYQDSYTEALVAFEASYARYQQIGDAQGMGTALAGLGTILRIEGANDRALERCHEALKLFAEAGDRHGEAVVRVAAGTIWLAQKCYASAKRWFTDALELSAEIGDRHREAHALQRLGLLHQHEGNLGQAREQVTRAIAIFTDLGDDHCVGYANQALGELCLYSGDFAHAQLLLVNSLSVHRRNGDRRSEAEVSQLLGELHSALSQPERSRTYSERALVIWRELSARPQESALQNRMQGADEHRIASA from the coding sequence ATGCTGACCTCATTGGCTTTCCGGATTCTCGGGCCGCTGGAGGTCGTCGCCGAAGGCCGGGCCGTCCCGCTGGGCGGACCGAAACCGAGGTTGCTGCTGGCCGCGCTGGCGTTGCAGCCGAATGTCGTGGTGTCCACCGAGGTGCTGGTCGAGGTGCTCTGGCCGGGTACCGCGCCCCGTTCCGCGGCGGCGAATATCCGGACCTACGTCCATTCGCTCCGCCGGCGGCTGGCCGAAACGGCGCCCGAACTGGGCGACCGGATCAGCAGTCGCGCGTCCGGATATCTGCTGACCGCCGCGCCGGAAGAACTGGATCATGTCGTTTTCAGTGAGCACGCCGCCGAAGCGCAGAAAGCATTCGATCGCGGCGACGCGGAAGCGGCACTCGCTTTGCTGGAGCAGGCGGACGCGCTGTGGCGCGGCGAGGTCCTGGAAGGCCTGCCGCACGACCACGGCTGGGGCGCGGCCGTCGCCCGGCTGGCCGAGCTGCGGCTGTCGGTCCAGGAGCAACGGCTGAAGGCCCGGATCGAGCTGGGCCGCCACGGCGAGGCGATCGCCGAGCTGCGGGGCCTGGTCACCGAGCACCCGCTGCGCGAGGAACTCTGGGAGCAGCTGGTCACCGCCCTGCGCGACGGCGGCCGGACCGACGAGGCCGTCGAGGCCTATCAGCTGGCGGAGCGGACCCTCGACGAGGAACTCGACGCGAGACCCGGGGCGCGGTTGCGCGAGCTGCGGGCCACGCTGGCCGTGCCGTCTGCCAAAACCGTGCCGTCCGCCAAGCCGCCGAAACTGCCCGTGCTGCCCGCCGAAGTCCAGATCAAACGACCCGCCGCCGAGCTGCCGATCTGCCAGCTGCCCCTCGACCTGCCGGACTTCACCGGCCGTGAGGAAGTGGTCGACCGGATCGTCGAGCGGCTGCGCGAGCGCGGCGGGCACGGGCAGCCCTCGGTGTTCGTGTTGTCGGGCGCGCCGGGGGTCGGCAAGTCCGCGATCGCGGTCCGGGTCGCGCACGCCGTGCGTGACGGTTTCGCCGACGGCCAGCTGCACGTCGACCTGGCCGGCACCTCGTCGTCGCCGCGGGCGCCGATGGGTGTGCTGGCCGAGCTGTTGCGGGCGCTGGGAATCCCGGACGCGGGCCTGCCGCGTGACCTGCCGGAGCGCTCGGCGCTGCTGCGCTCCCGGCTCGCCGGGAAGCGGATGTGCGTGGTGCTGGACGACGCGGGCAGCGCGGCCCAGGTGCGGCCGTTGCTGCCGGGCACCGGTGCGTGCGCGGTGCTGGTGACCAGCCGCCTCCGCCTGCCGGATCTCGACGGCGCCGTGTCCGTGGACGTCGACCTGCTGCCCGAACCCGAGGCGGCCCGGCTGCTGCAGGGCATCGTCGGGGCCGAGCGCGTCGCCGCCGAGCCGGAGAACGCCGCGGCGATATTGCGCCAGTGCGGCCACCTGCCGCTGGCGATCCGCGTGGCCGGGGCGAAGCTGACCAACCGGCCGAGCTGGTCGCTGCGAGTACTCGCCGACCGGCTGCACGACGAACGGCGGCGGCTGGACGAACTGCGCGTCGGCGACCTCGCCGTGCGCGCCAGCGTGACCCTGAGCTACGACCTGCTGCCGATGTCCGCGGCCGCGGCGTTCCGCTGGCTCGGCGCGCTCGGCCCCGTGCAGTTCCCCGCGTGGGTCGTCGCCGCGGCGCTGGGCCGTCCGTCGGCCGACGACGTCCTCGACGTGCTGGTGGACGCCCACCTCGTCGAGCTCGTCGCCTCCGACGCCACGGGCCAGCCGCGATACCGGCTGCACGACCTGCTCCGCGTGTACGCGGCGGAGCTGGCCGAGCGCGACGGGCCGGGCAAGACGCGAGCGGCGGCGCGGCGCGTGCTGGAGGGTTACCTCGCGCTGGCCGTCGAGGCGGCCGACCGGATGCCGATCCACTTCTTCGGCCAGTACCGCGACGAAGCCGCGAAGCTGCCGGAGCTGCCGCCGGAAACCGAGCGGCTGCTGGCGGACCCCGCCGCCTGGTTCGCCGCGGAACGGCACACCACCGTCGCCGCGGTGAATCTGGCCGCCGAGCTGGGTTTCGACGACCTGACCTGGCAGCTGACCGCCGCCCTCACCCCGTACTTCGACCTGCGCGGGCACCAGGACGACTGGCACAGCACCCACGCGCTGGCCCTGGCCGCGGCGCGGCGTGCCGGGTCGGCGCACGGCGAGGCGATCATCCAGCGCAACCTGGGCCAGATCCACCTCTACCAGGACAGCTACACCGAAGCGCTGGTGGCGTTCGAAGCCTCGTACGCCCGTTACCAGCAGATCGGCGACGCGCAGGGGATGGGCACGGCGCTCGCCGGGCTCGGCACGATCCTGCGTATCGAGGGCGCGAACGACCGCGCGCTGGAGCGCTGCCACGAGGCGCTGAAGCTCTTCGCCGAAGCCGGGGACCGGCACGGCGAGGCCGTGGTGCGGGTCGCCGCCGGGACGATCTGGCTGGCCCAGAAGTGTTACGCATCAGCGAAACGCTGGTTCACCGACGCGCTGGAGCTGTCCGCCGAGATCGGCGACCGGCACCGCGAGGCGCACGCGCTGCAGCGGCTCGGCCTGCTGCACCAGCACGAGGGCAACCTCGGCCAGGCCCGCGAGCAGGTCACCCGCGCCATCGCCATCTTCACCGACCTCGGCGACGACCACTGCGTCGGCTACGCGAACCAGGCACTCGGCGAACTTTGCCTGTACAGCGGGGATTTCGCGCACGCGCAGCTGCTGCTGGTCAACTCGCTGAGCGTGCACCGCCGCAACGGCGACCGGCGCTCGGAGGCGGAGGTGTCGCAGCTGCTCGGCGAGCTGCACTCGGCACTGAGCCAGCCGGAGCGTTCGCGCACCTACTCCGAGCGGGCGCTGGTGATCTGGCGGGAGCTGTCCGCGCGTCCGCAGGAATCGGCGTTGCAGAACCGGATGCAGGGGGCGGACGAGCACCGCATCGCGTCCGCCTGA
- a CDS encoding ROK family protein, whose protein sequence is MTGGAAPTTAGELLYLVRTGQATTRKALQTVSGLSRSTLVGRLEQLQAAGLLTEGGQEDSTGGRPARYLRFDDRHAVVLAASVDTMHTEAAVTDLSGRRLARRGGTLRVADGPEPVLDAIAGWFDALLAESGRRADEVAGVGLSVPGPVEPGVARVSRPPIMPGWDGYPIGAHLGTRFAAPVLVDNDANLMALGEHRSTYPDSPAFVLVKVSTGIGAGLVIGGEVYRGIDGGAGDIGHIRLAGFPDARCMCGSYGCLAAVASGGALAARLTEQGLPTASGSGVRERIDAGEPAAVRLAEIAGRQVGEVLATVVSVVNPEVLVIAGDLAEPSFVAGVREVLYRHALPRATRNLRVEIGGRGGDAAVSGAVATVVESVFAPAAVDRQLAADRRKGL, encoded by the coding sequence GTGACGGGCGGAGCGGCCCCCACCACGGCGGGCGAGCTGTTGTACCTGGTCAGGACTGGTCAGGCGACCACGCGCAAGGCGCTGCAGACGGTCAGCGGGCTGTCGCGGTCGACGCTGGTCGGGCGGCTGGAGCAGCTCCAGGCGGCCGGTCTTTTGACCGAGGGCGGTCAGGAGGACTCGACCGGCGGACGGCCCGCGCGCTACCTCCGCTTCGACGACCGGCACGCCGTGGTCCTCGCCGCGAGCGTCGACACGATGCACACCGAGGCCGCCGTCACCGATCTGTCCGGCCGTCGGCTCGCGCGCCGCGGTGGCACCCTGCGCGTGGCGGACGGGCCGGAGCCGGTGCTCGACGCCATCGCCGGCTGGTTCGACGCGCTGCTGGCCGAAAGCGGTCGCCGCGCCGACGAGGTGGCCGGCGTCGGGCTGTCCGTGCCGGGGCCGGTGGAGCCCGGCGTCGCGCGCGTGAGCCGTCCGCCGATCATGCCCGGCTGGGACGGCTATCCGATCGGCGCGCACCTCGGCACCCGCTTCGCCGCGCCCGTGCTGGTGGACAACGACGCGAATCTGATGGCGCTCGGCGAGCACCGCTCGACCTACCCGGACTCGCCGGCGTTCGTCCTGGTCAAGGTGTCCACCGGGATCGGCGCGGGCCTGGTGATCGGCGGCGAGGTCTACCGCGGCATCGACGGCGGCGCCGGCGACATCGGGCACATCCGCCTGGCGGGTTTCCCGGACGCCCGCTGCATGTGCGGTTCCTACGGCTGCCTGGCGGCCGTCGCCAGCGGTGGCGCGCTGGCCGCCCGGCTGACGGAGCAGGGCCTGCCGACGGCGTCCGGCTCCGGCGTGCGTGAACGGATCGACGCGGGTGAGCCCGCCGCCGTCCGGCTCGCCGAGATCGCGGGCCGCCAGGTGGGGGAGGTGCTGGCGACCGTGGTGTCCGTGGTGAACCCGGAGGTGCTGGTGATCGCGGGGGACCTCGCGGAACCGTCGTTCGTCGCCGGGGTGCGCGAAGTGCTGTACCGCCACGCCCTGCCTCGCGCGACGCGGAACCTGCGCGTGGAAATCGGCGGCCGCGGCGGTGACGCGGCGGTGAGCGGCGCGGTCGCCACGGTGGTCGAATCGGTGTTCGCGCCCGCCGCCGTGGACCGGCAGCTGGCCGCCGACCGTCGCAAGGGCTTGTGA
- a CDS encoding response regulator transcription factor: MPRLLLVEDDRALAEALTLALEALGHDIVVAPTGERALETLFTEQLELDFVLLDVMLPGIDGFEVCRRIRAKSSLPVILLTSRGDPIDVVVGLECGADDYVVKPAEPRVIDARIKAVGRRAVPAAGPSAGLLRVGSLEIDAGAMRVTRGGAELALTATEIRLLVEFAGHPNQVLSRQTLLKRVWDYGYVGDSRIVDAAVARLRAKIEDDPANPVLLRTVRGLGYRLVNP, encoded by the coding sequence ATGCCGCGACTTCTACTGGTCGAGGACGACCGGGCACTGGCCGAAGCGCTCACCCTGGCGCTGGAGGCGCTCGGGCACGACATCGTCGTCGCGCCGACCGGGGAACGGGCGCTGGAGACTCTGTTCACCGAACAGCTCGAACTCGACTTCGTGCTGCTCGACGTCATGCTGCCCGGGATCGACGGGTTTGAGGTCTGCCGCCGGATCCGCGCCAAGAGCAGCCTGCCGGTGATCCTGCTGACCTCGCGGGGCGACCCGATCGACGTCGTGGTCGGGCTGGAGTGCGGGGCCGACGACTACGTGGTCAAGCCCGCCGAGCCCCGGGTGATCGACGCCCGCATCAAGGCGGTCGGCCGTCGCGCCGTCCCCGCGGCGGGACCGTCGGCGGGCCTGCTGCGGGTGGGGAGCCTGGAGATCGACGCCGGGGCGATGCGCGTGACCCGCGGCGGCGCCGAACTGGCGCTCACCGCCACCGAGATCCGCCTGCTCGTCGAGTTCGCCGGTCACCCGAACCAGGTGCTGAGCCGCCAGACCCTGTTGAAGCGGGTCTGGGACTACGGCTACGTCGGCGACTCGCGGATCGTCGACGCGGCGGTCGCGCGGCTGCGGGCGAAGATCGAGGACGACCCGGCCAACCCGGTGCTGCTGCGGACTGTGCGCGGGCTCGGTTATCGGCTGGTCAACCCGTGA
- a CDS encoding MerR family transcriptional regulator, producing MRIGEVAERAGVSVRALRYYEQQGLLASTRTSGGQRRYPDDAVTRVELIQQLYAAGLSSPTIKDLLPHVDAGESTPASRARLRAEKARLDARIAELQHTRDRLEAVIDVSQAPNPLCPLVVDDESALTR from the coding sequence ATGCGTATCGGGGAAGTCGCCGAGCGGGCCGGGGTGAGCGTGCGGGCGCTGCGCTACTACGAGCAGCAGGGCCTGCTGGCCTCGACCCGCACCAGCGGGGGCCAGCGACGCTACCCCGACGACGCCGTCACCCGGGTCGAACTGATCCAGCAGCTCTACGCGGCCGGACTGTCCAGTCCCACCATCAAGGACCTGCTGCCCCATGTGGACGCCGGCGAGAGCACCCCGGCGTCACGCGCCCGGCTCCGCGCCGAGAAGGCCCGGCTTGACGCGCGTATCGCCGAGCTGCAGCACACGCGTGACCGGCTTGAGGCCGTCATCGACGTTTCGCAGGCGCCGAACCCGCTCTGCCCGCTCGTTGTCGACGACGAGTCAGCGCTCACGCGGTAA
- a CDS encoding sensor histidine kinase, whose product MLVTTTATAVMAFAAAALQEQDVLNGFTFAAKTSFGAIFEQAKPSLDLMATGAPVDPSKLFGSGQHSDATTEWALFAKSPQGSPYVVTSGTKDLSWYPQESPIHVDDREAVAAAVADQVLVRTTTPSDLRTATTIDPKSGRKLLVVSGNYAGYWMLEFFDITTIKGGLAQPQKLVYVALAVAALGIVAALFAAWRVQRPIRRVASAARELGDGAFDVRVPVKGRDELADLTMSFNTMAQRVSESIEEMREKDEQQQRFVADVAHDLRTPLASIVATVDSLDSANPETRARATQLLGTQARRLAKLVEDLMEISRFDAGSTDFRAEPVDLPALVEDAIEVSIPDAEVRVTSTGATTVVADPRRVHTIAGNLLVNAVRHGRAPITVSIDGTGDDVTIRVSDSGPGIPADLLPILFDRFVRGDHARQATEGSGLGLSIARENARLHGGELTAHNHDGAVFTLRLPRDAADPPA is encoded by the coding sequence GTGCTGGTGACGACGACGGCGACCGCGGTGATGGCCTTCGCCGCGGCCGCGTTGCAGGAGCAGGACGTGCTGAACGGGTTCACCTTCGCGGCCAAGACGTCGTTCGGCGCGATTTTCGAGCAGGCGAAACCCTCGCTGGACCTGATGGCGACGGGCGCACCGGTCGATCCCAGCAAGCTGTTCGGCAGCGGCCAGCACTCTGACGCGACGACAGAGTGGGCGCTCTTCGCCAAGAGCCCCCAAGGATCGCCCTATGTCGTCACTTCCGGCACAAAAGACCTCTCGTGGTACCCGCAGGAGTCTCCCATCCACGTCGACGACCGGGAGGCGGTCGCGGCCGCGGTCGCGGACCAGGTCCTGGTCCGCACCACCACTCCGTCGGACCTGCGGACGGCGACCACCATCGACCCGAAGAGCGGCCGGAAGCTCCTTGTGGTCAGCGGGAACTACGCCGGCTACTGGATGCTGGAGTTCTTCGACATCACCACGATCAAAGGCGGCCTGGCCCAGCCGCAGAAGCTGGTCTACGTGGCGCTCGCCGTGGCCGCGCTCGGGATCGTCGCCGCGCTGTTCGCCGCCTGGCGCGTCCAGCGCCCGATCCGCCGCGTCGCCTCCGCCGCCCGCGAACTGGGCGACGGCGCCTTCGACGTGCGCGTCCCGGTCAAGGGCCGGGACGAACTGGCCGACCTCACCATGTCCTTCAACACCATGGCGCAGCGCGTCAGCGAGTCGATCGAGGAAATGCGCGAGAAGGACGAGCAGCAGCAGCGGTTCGTCGCCGACGTCGCCCACGACCTGAGGACCCCGCTCGCCTCGATCGTCGCCACCGTCGACAGCCTCGACAGCGCCAACCCCGAGACCCGCGCCCGGGCGACGCAGCTGCTCGGCACTCAGGCCCGGCGGCTCGCGAAACTCGTCGAAGACCTGATGGAGATCTCGCGCTTCGACGCCGGCTCGACGGACTTCCGCGCCGAGCCGGTCGACCTGCCCGCGCTGGTCGAGGACGCGATCGAGGTCAGCATTCCGGACGCGGAGGTCCGAGTCACGAGCACGGGGGCCACGACGGTGGTCGCCGACCCGCGCCGCGTCCACACCATCGCGGGCAACCTGCTGGTCAACGCCGTCCGGCACGGCCGGGCCCCGATCACGGTGTCGATCGACGGCACTGGCGACGACGTCACCATCCGGGTTTCCGACTCCGGCCCGGGAATCCCCGCGGACCTGCTGCCGATCCTGTTCGACCGGTTCGTCCGAGGCGATCACGCCCGCCAGGCGACCGAAGGCAGCGGGCTGGGGCTGTCCATCGCCCGGGAGAACGCGCGGCTCCACGGCGGCGAACTCACCGCCCACAACCACGACGGCGCCGTCTTCACTTTACGACTCCCGAGGGATGCGGCGGACCCACCAGCGTGA
- a CDS encoding SDR family oxidoreductase, with amino-acid sequence MQIAGSTALITGAGRGLGRHFAQALLDRGAAKVYATARRPGSIDIAGVTPLALDVTDPDSVRAAAAAAPDVDLLVNNAGLAAYTDLVTGDLDDIRREMETNFFGPLHVVRAFAPVLAGNGGGAILNVLSVLSWISYQGSAGYAAAKAAAWSMTNGVRLELSAQRTQVAGLVMASTDTDMMAGFDVPKNDPADVVRAALDGIEAGEIEIIADADSIATKAALAEHPSALYPAVSTERV; translated from the coding sequence ATGCAGATCGCAGGCTCGACCGCACTGATCACCGGCGCCGGCCGCGGGCTCGGGCGCCACTTCGCCCAGGCCCTGCTCGACCGGGGCGCCGCCAAGGTCTACGCCACGGCCCGCCGCCCCGGGTCGATCGACATCGCGGGCGTGACGCCGCTGGCCCTGGACGTCACCGACCCCGACTCGGTCCGCGCCGCGGCCGCCGCGGCCCCGGACGTCGACCTGCTGGTCAACAACGCCGGCTTGGCCGCCTACACCGACCTGGTCACCGGCGACCTCGACGACATCCGCCGGGAGATGGAGACCAACTTCTTTGGCCCGCTCCACGTCGTCCGCGCCTTCGCCCCGGTACTGGCCGGCAACGGCGGCGGAGCCATCCTGAACGTGCTTTCCGTCCTGTCGTGGATCTCCTACCAGGGTTCGGCCGGCTACGCGGCCGCCAAAGCGGCGGCGTGGAGCATGACCAACGGGGTCCGCCTCGAGCTGTCGGCCCAGCGCACCCAGGTCGCGGGCCTGGTGATGGCCAGCACGGACACCGACATGATGGCCGGGTTCGACGTCCCGAAGAACGACCCCGCCGACGTGGTCCGGGCCGCCCTCGACGGCATCGAGGCGGGCGAGATCGAGATCATCGCCGACGCCGACAGCATCGCGACCAAGGCCGCGCTCGCCGAGCACCCGTCCGCCCTCTACCCGGCCGTGTCCACGGAACGGGTTTGA